In Megalobrama amblycephala isolate DHTTF-2021 linkage group LG10, ASM1881202v1, whole genome shotgun sequence, one DNA window encodes the following:
- the LOC125276797 gene encoding uncharacterized protein LOC125276797 isoform X1 has translation MNWKCKLCKFTTSKRLDLLKHSRLIHEHLGRVHSIPCLYADCPCTVKTWGALRTHLSRHHSQSTQPGNILFTCIVCNSCSFDNERHFFEHLGGHLKKFETVTCVFEGCDYKTNKYTTFHSHKSRKHNPHLLEDFKTNVLYQHQNNPDEESDFVEDENDCGLVLEEDEDLNKIITKRVGLLLLKMENIFNVSNSCINELVEEFHFLTASASGPVIKEIILSTLRKHGCTFEDSVISELVKDLCQLSPVCAALRVDGPFSSKFRREQFSKEHLSSIEPVEYILDSTEKKSFQYIPILPLLSQLVNNSHIQNTILQNKKTSDASSGYKSFNDGSLLRENSFLCEDELKLPLILYIDDFEICNPLGTSRKKHKVTAVYWVFADIHATLRSTLTSIYLTILCKANDVNQYGYAKVLDPLLRDLKSFEDEGIFVSSLGKVVKGTVLAVVADNLGAHSIGGFVESFSASHFCRFCIGERSQIQEHEVGEGLFPPRTKSNYAMHVKAALSDPAEGHHCGVKRQCPISDRLSKFHAISGYPPDALHDLLEGIVPVEISLCLDVLIRKKYISLQELNHSIRCFPYKWSDKRNCPQPIAPHFNLRKSVGGNAHENWCLLRMMPLMIGDKVPEDEPAWEVLMNLKDVVELVMAPLHTDETIGYMQSKISEHRYRYFEVFPEEKVRPKHHFLEHYPWLTTVYGPLVHFWTMRFEAKHRFFKRIVRQTGCFRNILMTMARKHQSMIAYHTNNCNNQRPALSVSQRTLVAVDVLKDGIKESFARKFPGEEFVNMTNKATILGTDYNIGMVLPFGSTGGLPDFGEIQQIIIVRETPVFVLKLLSGWYCEHLRSFKVEPTGETEILKHSELKETYPLAAYNAADGRMVTLKHFICT, from the coding sequence ATGAACTGGAAATGTAAGTTGTGCAAATTCACAACATCAAAAAGATTGGACCTGCTGAAACACAGCAGACTAATACATGAGCATTTAGGTCGAGTCCACTCCATACCCTGCCTCTATGCAGATTGTCCTTGCACAGTCAAGACATGGGGTGCATTAAGGACACATTTGTCAAGGCATCATTCTCAGTCAACCCAGCCAGGAAACATTTTGTTTACATGCATTGTCTGTAATTCATGCTCTTTTGACAATGAGAGGCATTTTTTTGAACATCTTGGTGGCCATCTAAAAAAATTTGAAACTGTGACATGTGTTTTTGAGGGTTGTGATTACAAGACCAACAAATATACAACATTCCACAGCCACAAGAGTAGAAAACACAACCCACATTTGTTGGAAGATTTCAAGACTAATGTTCTTTATCAACACCAAAACAACCCGGATGAAGAAAGTGATTTTGTTGAGGATGAAAACGACTGTGGCTTAGTCCTTGAGGAGGATGAGGACTTGAACAAAATTATTACTAAAAGAGTGGGGTTGCTCCTCCTGAAAATGGAGAACATTTTTAATGTCTCAAATTCATGCATTAATGAACTAGTAGAGGAATTTCATTTCCTTACAGCGTCTGCATCTGGCCCCGTCATTAAAGAGATCATTCTGAGTACTTTGAGAAAACATGGCTGTACATTTGAAGACTCAGTGATATCAGAACTGGTCAAAGACCTTTGCcagctaagccctgtctgtgctGCTTTACGAGTGGATGGGCCTTTCAGCAGTAAGTTCAGGAGAGAGCAATTTAGTAAGGAGCATCTCTCATCGATTGAACCAGTTGAGTACATACTTGATAGTACAGAGAAAAAATCATTTCAGTATATACCAATCCTCCCATTATTATCTCAACTTGTGAACAACAGCCACATTCAAAACAcaatattacaaaacaaaaagacatcTGATGCCTCTTCTGGATACAAATCGTTTAATGATGGATCTTTACTAAgagaaaacagctttttatgtgaGGATGAACTTAAACTCCCACTCATATTATATATAGATGACTTTGAGATATGCAACCCTCTGGGAACATCCCGCAAGAAGCATAAAGTCACAGCAGTGTACTGGGTGTTCGCAGACATACATGCCACATTGAGATCTACACTGACTTCCATTTACTTAACCATTTTGTGCAAGGCAAATGATGTCAACCAGTATGGCTATGCAAAGGTTTTGGACCCACTGCTCAGAGATTTGAAGTCCTTTGAAGATGAAGGTATTTTTGTTTCAAGTCTGGGCAAAGTGGTCAAGGGCACTGTACTTGCTGTAGTCGCTGACAATCTTGGTGCTCACTCAATAGGTGGCTTTGTTGAAAGCTTTTCAGCTTCACATTTCTGTCGCTTTTGCATTGGAGAACGGTCACAGATCCAGGAGCATGAAGTAGGAGAAGGACTGTTTCCTCCACGGACTAAGTCCAACTATGCCATGCATGTCAAAGCAGCACTGTCTGATCCAGCAGAAGGTCACCACTGCGGAGTTAAAAGACAGTGTCCCATCTCAGACAGACTCAGTAAATTTCATGCTATATCAGGTTATCCCCCTGATGCTTTGCATGATTTGCTCGAAGGAATTGTACCTGTGGAAATATCACTCTGTCTTGATGTGTTAATCAGAAAGAAATACATCTCTCTTCAGGAGCTCAACCATTCCATACGTTGCTTTCCTTACAAATGGAGTGACAAAAGAAACTGTCCACAACCCATTGCCCCGCatttcaacttacgaaaaagcGTAGGAGGTAACGCACACGAAAACTGGTGTTTGTTGAGAATGATGCCACTCATGATTGGTGACAAAGTCCCAGAAGATGAGCCTGCTTGGGAGGTTTTGATGAACCTTAAAGATGTTGTGGAGCTTGTCATGGCTCCTCTCCACACAGATGAGACAATAGGATACATGCAAAGTAAGATCTCAGAACACCGTTACAGATATTTTGAAGTGTTCCCAGAGGAGAAAGTTCGACCAAAACACCACTTTCTCGAGCATTATCCATGGCTTACAACTGTTTACGGGCCACTGGTACATTTCTGGACTATGCGGTTTGAAGCCAAACATCGATTCTTTAAAAGGATTGTGAGGCAGACTGGGTGTTTTAGAAACATTCTCATGACAATGGCAAGAAAACACCAATCAATGATTGCGTATCATACCAACAATTGCAACAACCAAAGGCCAGCACTGTCAGTGTCCCAGAGGACTCTTGTGGCAGTTGATGTTCTTAAAGATGGCATTAAGGAGTCCTTCGCAAGGAAGTTCCCTGGGGAAGAGTTTGTGAACATGACAAATAAAGCAACCATTTTAGGCACAGACTATAATATTGGCATGGTGCTGCCGTTTGGCTCAACAGGAGGCCTACCTGACTTTGGAGAAATCCAGCAAATAATCATTGTGCGTGAAACTCCTGTCTTTGTTCTGAAATTGCTTAGTGGTTGGTATTGTGAACACCTGAGGAGTTTCAAAGTAGAGCCAACAGGAGAGACAGAAATCCTTAAACATtctgaattaaaagaaacatACCCCTTGGCTGCATACAATGCAGCAGATGGCCGTATGGTGACCCTTAAACACTTCATTTGCACATAA
- the LOC125276797 gene encoding uncharacterized protein LOC125276797 isoform X2 has protein sequence MAVHLRVVLEEHNIQKLKLPTGIPNTVEDLVSIVTETFQLHGEIGLLYQDKHFDNEFFSVTSTADLYDKATVKVILKEPTITLDLHPVLESSTLSSVSTYPASTTETDICPADHDASSEVSNYASSSSSDTIILPDSCRSAAWPVPFQVPEFSRDLELILAEANNSYDATGRHFMDASVKSAIMQELAKVIFSYTAYPTNQQILSVAEALVSKFPCLREPGSFAGLYGWQQRIKNKMHNYRAKLRSRKYSYPEIEINTLKRKHPGDAVPSKNVKKPKKAEVNYLPPHPTGESQETLEKERLELIFEITKKNNAKIIADKMNKTFSSRRVEVVSLSPSVGVFKERWPALFTEAQIKEEFRRITTVSLEETFMRKLDEYTPGLLRLMRAKGGAAGCKMRPLLDTLNDTQNIDKKRDAVVCCLINYLGERQEDLFHDCQECEDYTDKTMKVIVKHNVMAEEDPSDLSIVIEGNQVMEGCGSRTKACILLMGLIYAINIEYPKELKNTFEAFQKLFLEIDGAKLLKKVHSLKNKLMQ, from the exons ATGGCGGTCCATTTAAGAGTCGTTTTAGAAGAACACAACATTCAAAAGCTGAAACTTCCAACAGGAATTCCAAATACAGTGGAAGATCTTGTTTCCATAGTTACTGAAACTTTTCAATTGCATGGGGAAATTGGACTACTATACCAAGACAAACACTTTGACAATGAGTTTTTCAGTGTCACCTCAACTGCTGACTTGTATGACAAGGCCACTGTTAAAGTGATCCTAAAAGAGCCGACGATAACCCTTGACCTACACCCAGTACTTGAATCATCTACATTGAGTTCAGTGAGCACCTATCCTGCAAGTACTACTGAAACGGACATCTGCCCTGCAGATCATGATGCATCCTCAGAGGTGTCAAACTACGCATCGTCAAGTTCCAGTGACACCATTATTCTCCCTGATTCATGTCGCTCTGCTGCATGGCCAGTGCCATTCCAAGTACCGGAGTTTTCCCGAGACCTAGAACTCATCCTCGCAGAGGCAAACAACTCATATGATGCCACTGGAAGACACTTCATGGATGCCAGTGTTAAATCAGCAATAATGCAAGAGCTTGCAAAAGTAATTTTTTCTTACACTGCTTACCCAACCAATCAGCAAATCCTCTCAGTGGCTGAAGCCTTGGTTTCTAAGTTTCCGTGTCTTAGGGAGCCGGGATCATTTGCAGGCTTATATGGCTGGCAGCAGCGCATAAAAAACAAGATGCACAATTACCGTGCCAAGCTAAGATCTCGAAAATATTCTTACCCGGAAATTGAAATCAACACCTTAAAAAGGAAGCATCCGGGTGATGCAGTGCCTtcgaaaaatgtaaaaaagcccaaaaaagcaGAGGTTAATTACCTCCCTCCGCACCCTACTGGTGAAAGCCAAGAGACTCTGGAGAAAGAGAGGCTTGAATTAATTTTTgaaattacaaagaaaaacaatgcAAAGATAATTGCagataaaatgaataaaacctTCTCTAGCCGAAGAGTTGAAGTGGTCAGCCTCAGCCCCTCTGTGGGTGTGTTTAAAGAAAGGTGGCCAGCATTATTCACTGAGGCTCAG ATCAAGGAGGAGTTTAGACGCATCACAACAGTTTCCTTGGAGGAGACATTCATGAGGAAGCTCGATGAGTACACACCAGGTCTTTTGCGGCTAATGCGTGCCAAAGGAGGAGCAGCTGGTTGCAAGATGCGTCCTCTGCTGGACACTTTAAATGAc ACACAGaacattgataaaaaaagaGATGCTGTTGTCTGCTGCCTCATTAACTACCTCGGTGAAAGACAAGAAGATCTTTTCCATGACTGCCAG GAATGTGAGGACTACACAGACAAAACGATGAAGGTGATTGTTAAGCACAATGTCATGGCTGAGGAGGATCCATCAGATTTGTCTATTGTGATCGAGGGAAACCAAGTGATGGAAGGATGTGGAAGCCGAACAAAGGCATGCATACTGCTGATGGGACTCATTTATGCAATCAACATCGAATATCCAAAGGAGCTGAAGAACACGTTTGAAgcttttcaaaaactttttttggaaATTGACGGGGCAAAACTACTGAAAAAGGTCCACAGCCTCAAAAATAAGCTCATGCAGTAG